A segment of the Marinobacter arenosus genome:
GCTCTTCCAGGAAGCGCTGCGCCACCATGCCATGGCCGCAGATAACCAGAGTGCGTTCCCTGTTGCGGGTCATACCTGCTCCCCTCACTTTCCGAACCAACAAAAAAAGCCGGAGCATCTCATCCCCGAGGGGGAATCGATGGTCCGGCGCCAATGCCAACAACAATGATCTGATGGTCCGGCCGAATCCTTGGCCGGGACGTTCATCCTTACGTTCGACTAAGCGATCTTCGTGCCACTTTTCTAGTGCCTTTAAAATCAACAACATCCGTGAATTGGTGCGCGAGACGAGCGTGGGCGAGCGGGATTTGTTGCCCTGTGGTGGGGCGGTTTGCACGACTTTGATGCCTTTTGCTGGCGCGGTAATTGCTGAGTTCTTGGGTATCGAGAAAGTACGGCCACGTGCCGGGAGTCATGCCATGAACACCAGACGAAAACAGCACAACCCCACTCCGCCGTCCGCGGCGGACTACCTGATCGCCTCGCGGCAGTGCGAATTGATGAACCTCCAGTACTTCCTGCAGATGGGCAAGGTGGTCCAGAGCATCAGCAATCTGGTGCACGGCCTGCAGCGGGAGCGTGGGGCCTCCAACGTATTCCTGGGGTCCGGCGGCGAAAAGTTTGTGACCGAGCGCCGGGCGACAATCGCGGAGTCAGAACGCCTGGCGGGCATCTTCGAGCAGGCCCTGGCCGAAGTGCATGAGGAACTGACGGCCCACCCCGTCAGCAGTCACCTCCTCAACCACATCGCCAGTGCCTTGCACGGCCTCGAGGCGCTACCGGCCCTGCGGGTCGGGGTTGAGAACCGCACGTTGTCGGCTGCCGAAGCCACCGACGCCTATTGCGGCCTGATCCACGAGTTCATTACCGTCGTTTTCGAGGCCGCCGACACGGCCGTCGATCCGTCCATCGCGGGCTTGCTGGTGGCCATGGTGCACCTGATGAATGGCAAGGAGTTCTGTGGTCAGGAGCGGGCGGTGGGGTCCGCCGGATTCTCCAGTGGCGGCTTCGACAATGCACTGTCAACGCGCATGATGCACCTTGTTGAGGCACAGGAGCGCTGTTTCGACGTGTTTGTCAGCTTCGCCGATGACCAGAGTCGCGAATTATGGCAGTCCCTGCGCGGTAACGATCGGGAAACCGAAATCGAACGCCTGCGCCAGCTTGGCTGTTCAGTCGGTCGCTACAAGTCCCTCGACCCGGAACTGGCGGACCACTGGTTCACGCTGATGTCCGAACGCATGGATGAGCTCAAGAAAGTCGAAGATGCGGTGGAAGGCAGCTTTCACACCCGCTGTGTCGAGCGCTTTGCCGAGGCCCGCAATTCCCTGGCGCACCAGGAAACCCTGATCGCGTCCCTGGACCAGCAGGATACGTCGTCCCAGCCGCTGCTGGTGTTATGTGATTCCGGCGACGATGCCCGGGCGGGAGAATCCTGGAACAGTGACGGGGTGGGTCAGCAGTTTGGCCGGTCCATCTTCGATCTGGTGCAGGAACAGACTCGCCGGCTTCAGCAGATGAATGACGAGTTGCAGAGCGCCAAGGAAGCCCTGGAAGACCGGAAAACCCAGGAGAAGGCGGTGTTGCTGTTGATGGACCATCGCAAGATCGACAACGACGAGGCCCACCGGGTGTTGCGGAAACTGGCCATGGACCAGGGCAAGAAGCTGCCCGAGGTAGCCCGGGCCCTGGTCTCCATGGCCGATGTTCTGAAGTAAGGCGGAACGGCTCAGGCCCGTGCGGCCTGGGCAGCCTTCTTTGTCTCCGGGGTTGTCTCAGCAGGCTGGCCGCCCCGTCGGGGCGCTATGTGTTCCAGCTTGCGCTGTTTCTCGTACAGGAATTTCAGGACCTCCTGCCGGTAATGCACGTAGGTCGGATCGTCGGCCAGGGTGACCCGGTTCCTGGGTCTGGGCAGGTCGATGTGCAAATCCTCGCCCACAGTGGCGGCCGGGCCGTTGGTCATCATGATGATGCGATCGGACAGCAGTACCGCCTCATCGACGTCGTGGGTAATCATGATCACCGTGTTGTTCAGGTCCTGCTGGATATCCATCAGCGAATCCTGCAGGTGCGCCCGGGTCAGGGCATCCAGTGCCCCGAACGGCTCGTCCATCAGCAAGACGCTGGGTTTCATGGCCAGGGCCCGGGCAATGCCCACCCGCTGGGCCATACCCCCAGAAATTTCCCCCGGCCGCTTGTTGGCGGCGTGGGCCATGTTGACCAGTTCCAGATTGTGATGGATCCAGTCCCGGCGTTCCTGTTTGGCCATGGATTTGCGGAACACCTGCTGCACCGCCAGTTCCACGTTCTCGTACACCGTCAGCCAGGGCATCAGTGCGTGGTTCTGGAACACCACTGCCCGCTCCGGGCCGGGTGAATTGACTTCATGGCCGTCCAGTACGCAGCCCCCTTTGGTGGCCTGCAGCAGGCCGGCGACGATGTTCAGGACCGTGGATTTTCCGCAACCCGAGTGGCCAATCAGGGACACGAATTCGCCCTTCTTGATCTTCAGGTCGACGTTGTCCAGGGCCACGAAGGGGCCCTTCGGGGTATCGAAGGCCATTTCGACCCCGGTCAGTTCCAAATGCGCTTTAGTCATGATCATCTCCGTTATTCGTTCCAGGCGACTTTCTTCTGGATCAGCAGCATGATGCGATCCAGCAGGAAGCCGATAAACCCGATGGCGAGTACCGCCACCATGATCCGGCTCAGGGACTGACTGCTGCCATTCTGGAATTCGTCCCAGACGAATTTGCCCAGGCCCGGGCTCTGGGCCAGCATTTCGGCCGCAATCAACACCATCCAGGCAATGCCCAGGGACACCCGAAGGCCGGTGAAGATCATCGGGACCGAGGACGGCAGGACGACCCTCCGGACGTGGGTCCAGAACGACAGCCGCAGCACCCGGGATACGTTCAGCAGATCCGGATTCACGGCCGCGACGCCGACGCTGGTGTTGATCAGGGTGGGCCACAGGCTGCACAGGGTCACCGTGATCATCGAGGTCAGGAACGACTTTTCGAACATCGGATCGTCACTGACGTAGGTGGCGGACACCACCATGGTGACCAGCGGCAGCCAGGCCAGGGGCGACACCGGCTTGAAGATCTGGATCAGGGGATTGACCGCGGCCTGGAAATACCGGTTCAGGCCGAACACGATGCCCAGGGGGACGGCGATGATCGTAGCCAGTATGAAGCCCGCCAGCACGGTAATGAGACTGGTGACGACTTGATCCAGAAACGTCGGGGCTCCGGGGTAATCACGGATCTTGACCTCGGCTTCCGGGTTGTCGGCCAGGATCCGGGCGTTGCGCTCCTCCTGCATGGTCACGAACTTGTCCGCCCGTGCCCGCTGGTTCGCGTGTTCCTGCCACAGCTGTCCACCCTGCTCCCAGACCT
Coding sequences within it:
- a CDS encoding nitrate- and nitrite sensing domain-containing protein, with product MNTRRKQHNPTPPSAADYLIASRQCELMNLQYFLQMGKVVQSISNLVHGLQRERGASNVFLGSGGEKFVTERRATIAESERLAGIFEQALAEVHEELTAHPVSSHLLNHIASALHGLEALPALRVGVENRTLSAAEATDAYCGLIHEFITVVFEAADTAVDPSIAGLLVAMVHLMNGKEFCGQERAVGSAGFSSGGFDNALSTRMMHLVEAQERCFDVFVSFADDQSRELWQSLRGNDRETEIERLRQLGCSVGRYKSLDPELADHWFTLMSERMDELKKVEDAVEGSFHTRCVERFAEARNSLAHQETLIASLDQQDTSSQPLLVLCDSGDDARAGESWNSDGVGQQFGRSIFDLVQEQTRRLQQMNDELQSAKEALEDRKTQEKAVLLLMDHRKIDNDEAHRVLRKLAMDQGKKLPEVARALVSMADVLK
- a CDS encoding ABC transporter ATP-binding protein; this translates as MTKAHLELTGVEMAFDTPKGPFVALDNVDLKIKKGEFVSLIGHSGCGKSTVLNIVAGLLQATKGGCVLDGHEVNSPGPERAVVFQNHALMPWLTVYENVELAVQQVFRKSMAKQERRDWIHHNLELVNMAHAANKRPGEISGGMAQRVGIARALAMKPSVLLMDEPFGALDALTRAHLQDSLMDIQQDLNNTVIMITHDVDEAVLLSDRIIMMTNGPAATVGEDLHIDLPRPRNRVTLADDPTYVHYRQEVLKFLYEKQRKLEHIAPRRGGQPAETTPETKKAAQAARA
- a CDS encoding ABC transporter permease — its product is MSTSTTPTSRTGASGWLKLLADRFTGAELAQGGKQLLLPTIGILIFLGFWHLAAPQVDTSLGTFPGPAQVWEQGGQLWQEHANQRARADKFVTMQEERNARILADNPEAEVKIRDYPGAPTFLDQVVTSLITVLAGFILATIIAVPLGIVFGLNRYFQAAVNPLIQIFKPVSPLAWLPLVTMVVSATYVSDDPMFEKSFLTSMITVTLCSLWPTLINTSVGVAAVNPDLLNVSRVLRLSFWTHVRRVVLPSSVPMIFTGLRVSLGIAWMVLIAAEMLAQSPGLGKFVWDEFQNGSSQSLSRIMVAVLAIGFIGFLLDRIMLLIQKKVAWNE